The nucleotide window GGAGCAGACTTTCTCTGTAAGTATTTTTGAGAACAGTACATTAGAAAGCCAAGCATAAGTGATACTTTGAGTTTGGTCTTCAATTTAGTTCACTGTTTATTTAGAAGAATGGTATCATATCCTCCGATGTTAGTATGTGAAGACCCTGCCACACAAAAAAGTGATACATACCTTGCTCTTGACCTTAATGAGCTTTGGTCCTCCTAGGATAAGTGGCTAAGAACTATAGATCCAGGCAGAGAGATAAAACCATGAAAAGGGAACCTATAGAATTCCTCTGTAGGAGGAAGATAACTGTCAAATTAGGAGACCAGAGATTGGCCAGAATTGTGctcatataatataaataaagataatgGGAGAAGCAGCCAATGTGATGTTGAGGCTGAACAGAGCTGAGGCTATGGCTAGCTGAACTGAGGTAGCAGTCTTGGATTAGGGTTCATCTAAGTTAGTGGTTAAGTCAGCTATGACAAGTGAGTGTAGCTTTGTCATTCTCAAAATATTGTTCCTGAAAAAGAAGTATTGGCATtgcctggaaacttgttagaaaggGAAATTCTTGGCTCCTTATCCCCCCAAACTATAAGATTAGTAACTCTGGAGGTTGGTATCAGCAATCTGCATTTCAACTGGCTCTCTAGGTGATCTCATACACACCTACATTTGAGATCCACTGGTCCAGATAAAGAAAAATCCTGATGAGAAGCCCACATtatatattcaagaaaaacaaataaacagctCTAATCCTTGATTGGGagatttgtgtatatgtgtgtatgaatgCTTGGGGGCATCCTAACAACATGCCCCCAAATCCATCTGTGAGAGATGGCTTTTCCCCAGAGGAGGGAGAATACAGCAGAGGAGCATGCCTCAGAGGAGAATACAGCAGAACGTGGCAACTTCTTCCCATCAGGGCCTGAGATGATTAAGAAGATACTTGAAGAGAACTGAAGCTCCAGTGTGTGCATCCTGTCCTGGGGCATATTTCAATATTCCTTTAGTTATTCTTATTCTAGAAgcttcatttccttattttttctcaaCCCAGGAAATAGagtggtttttatttcattattttaagttattttccaaACCTAGATGCAAGTAACATGCAGGACAGGTatcttttgtctttattattttcatcccTAGGTTTTATCactaattttttccccattctgctTTGTTCAACTTTATACTGAGTGTTAAACAAGACTGCTGGTGGTTCACAGTACAGCAAGATATGGAGATGCAAAATTAAAAAAGTCAAGGGTATTTTAATGCATTCAATAATCTGTTAATCTCATATATCTGATTTGTACTTATTGAGTGCCTATGATGTCAGCAGGTGCATGAAGTGCTTTCCTCtgtgctataataaaaaagatgaaattccATTGCTGACAGATGGAGCACTGACTTTTTTGGAATACAAGTAGGAAATGTCATTTGTATAGGAGagttttattaatgttttaacaGCAGCCTGCTCAGGATATTTAAGGATCATAAAGAAACAATGGAAAGAAGAGGCATGTAACTATGGATACaggaaaaataacaagaaaaaatattcctaagAACTGTAACTTCTTGTCCAGATAGAATGGGAGAGGCAGAAGTTAGTTATCTGAAGGCAAGAGAGTTGATTCTAGGAGTAGGATATCACATATAAAAACAAGAAGTGAGACAAAGTGCAAAGAATGTTCTATTGGTGGCTGAGTCTATGTGTAGAGTTGGAATATATTTGTGAATGGAATTATTCTTTATTCATAGTTATGAATGCTAAGGGCATTGTTTTAACAAAGAATAACTTGTATAATTTAAGTTGTAGACAGATTTTATGTCATTTGAACTGTGGAGAACCTTGATGGCCTAGAACAGAGGCAGTACATCAGTTAGAAGTTACTAAGGAAACAGTCAAACTGTGAATTCATGTCTTTTCTTTCAGCCAGTTTCAGGCCCACCTGCCAGTCATGGTATTATTTCTCAACAACACAGGCACCCAAGTGACTGAATTCCTGATGATCTGCTTCCCAGGATTGCAGGACACACAGCATTGGCTCTCTGTAGTCCTGGCTCCCCTTCTGGTTTTGGCCCTTGGGGCTAACTTTGTGTTGTTACTCACCATCCAGCAGGAGACATCTCTGCATGAACCCATGTACTACCTGCTTGCCATCCTTTCCATGCTGGACATCATCCTTTGCCTCACTGTCATTCCTAAGGTTAGACCCCCCTCTAGATTCACTTCCAGGTACTCAGTCATCTATCTCTGAATAGTATTGTTTTGTTGCTATAAATCCTCCTACCTCTGAAGGCAAATTCTTAATGAGTTGCCCACACTATCACACTGGGTTCATCACAGCTCCCACATATGTCCCTTTCATTCTCAGTGTCCActtctttaaaagtttcattcttgggatccctgggtggcacagtggtttggcgcctgcctttggcccagggcgcgatcctggagacccgggatcaaatcccatgtcgggctcccggtgcatggagcctgcttctccctctgcctgtgtctctgcctctctctctctctctgtgtgactatcataaataaattaaaaaaaaattaaaagtttcattCTTCCAAACTGACAGGCCCTCTTTCAATGTCTCAGTCAATGAAATGCCAAGTTTGGACTTTGTTTTTACTTCTAGGGAGAGATTCTTCTTGACTCAGAATGATCCCACCTTTACATCCAAGAAGACTAGAATTTACTTACTAAAATGTAACTGGATGTATATTTACATCATATGCTGAGATAGGAATCATATTTGGAAGAGGTTTCTTTTGTGTATAAAGAGATTGGAGGGTATCCAAATATAAGTATTATACTTACTGAGTTCTGATATTCTTGTGATACATTCAGGTGGGCAGATGTGTTCAGCTGGAATTTGGGTAAGAAATCTGCGGTTGATCAAGAGAAGACAGGCTAGAAATAAGCGTTTTTAAGCAAAAGACATTATCTATAGATAGAGAGAAAAGTGTATAAATCTGGCTTTAATTGGGATACACATAGAAGGTACTTGAAATTAGGATACTGTGCCAGCTGGGATTATGGGGCTATGGTTTGGGGATATAGATGGTTGAAAAAAACATTGGGAGTTTCCCCAAAGTTAGGTACTCTAGAGTGGAAATGGATGCAGTTTTTGAGAATAATGATTCTGGCAGGTCCTGCTCATCTTCTGGTTCAACATGAAGACCATCAGCTTTGCAGGCTGCTTTCTGCAGATGTTCATCATGAATACATTCCTTCCCATGGAGTCCTCCACCTTCCTggtcatggcctatgaccgctatgtggccatttGTTATCCTCTCCGCTACCCATCCATCATCACTGAAAAATTTGTCACTTATGCAGCTGTCTTCATTGTCTTCCGCAATTTGCTGGCCACACTACCCACACCAGTTCTGGCTGCCAGGCTCAACTACTGTGCCAGCAATGTGGTGGAAAACTGTATCTGTGCCAACATTTCTGTAGCAAAGCTCTCCTGTGGGAATATCCACCTAAACAAGCTCTACCAGTTTGTGAGTGTTTGGTGTCTACTGGGTTCTGACCTGGTGCTCATCTTGCTATCCTACTGCTTCATCTTGAGGGCTGTTATGCGTCTGCAGTCAGGAGGTGCAGCCACCAAAGCCCTGAGTACTTGTGGTTCCCATCTCATTCTTATACTTTTCTTCTATACATTGCTACTAGTCTTCATCTTTACAAACAAGGCAAGAAAGAAGGTGCCCTTAGAGGTACCCATTCTTCTTAATGTCTTACACCACCTCATTCCACCAGCTCTGAATCCCATTGTTTATGGAGTACGAACCCAGGAAATCAAACAAGGGATTATCAAGCTACTCAAGTACCAGTTCTGAGAGATATGAGTCAAAGACCAGGGATTATGGAAGTTTGTTTTAGTGTTGGTTTCATTTGAATGCCACAAGAAACATATTTGACATCCATGATGCTATCCTCATCTTGAACTTAAACCTTCTCTAGCCACTATCACAATATTTACCCTTACTAACTCCTTCTCAAATCTTCATTAAACACACATTTGGTAAtccattgctttttaattttaaccccTTGCCATCATGATCCTTCAATTACTCATTAAATGATTACTTAATACCTTCCACATCCTTCTCAGTCTTTAAATTCTGAGTGCCTATCACATTTAATTCATAGGGCAAAGATGAGACAGTTTATATAGAACATGGGAAATATGGGTATGGTTAGGGGAACCAATGAAAGGAGTAATGGCTTGGATTAAGATGTTGAGTAAAAATTAAAGTTATGGGTCACAATATTTGCTGAGAGTCCACATGTAGTGTATAAAAGATGGAGAGGAGTAAAGGATGACTCCaaggctttttaaaagaagttaaaaaatttttaacttaaattcaatttaggtaacatatggtgtattattagttttaggggtagtacttagtgattcatcagttgcatataacacccagtgctcattacatcaaatgccctctttaatgcacatcactcagttaccctatTCCCCTACCCATcgccctctagcaaccctcagtttgtttcctacagttaagagtttcttatggttttcctccctctctgttcttactttatttttccttcacctcccctatgttcatcagttttgtttcttgaattccacatatgagtgaaatcatatagtatttgtctttctctgtctaattacttcatttagcataatgccctctgcTCCCATCCACATCacggcaaatggcaagatttcattctttttgatggctgagtaatagtccattgtatatctataccacatcttctttatccatttatatgtcagtggacatctgggctctttccatattttttgaagttttaatttaaatcccagttagttaacatcagtggcatattagtttcaggtgtacaatatactggTTCAACACTTCCACTCAACACCTAGGGATCATCACAAGTATactccttaatttccatcacctatttaacccatacTCCCACCCATCTCCATTCTGATAACTTCAGTttattctccatagttaagagtctatttctccaACTTTTTGTAAGAGTAGTTGGAAAGTCAGAGTTGCCATTAATCAAGGAACCTGTTTAATGTGTGGTATCAGAAGTTTGGCTTTGGACACTTAACTCTATTTTGATACCAAACTCCTACAAATgactatacttttaaaataactattaaatatCTAAATGGGGAAGTAGAAGTAAGCAATTGAACATATGGCACTGCTCAAGGGCAAGATCTAAGCTAGAGACACATTTTTTTAGTCATAAGAGTGAATAGGTGgtatttaaatccaatttagaTGTGTGATATGAATTATGTCTATGAATTATccacttatttctatttttttctttgagaaatttgTTCAAATGCTGGGTACTCTGGATCCATACTTGTTTGCCACTTTCCAGAGACTATAGTCTCATTAAAGTCAGAAACTGTGTTTAATTCTTCTgtgtatctggcacatagtaggtgctttttaaattaataaataattttgactGTCTCAAAACTTTTGGTCTTAGTGTGTGGCATCTGGATTATGGAGTCTTAAtcaaaaaataatactatttgtTGATGAAATTTCATGTGCTGGTTTTAGCAGATAGATATtaaaagttttatcatttttataagaGTAAAAACATTCATTAACATAATTTAGCAGAGTAATGGACTTCTTATATTCAAAATAGACAATGTTTTAAGGACAtagcagtaagctccttgacatcagtcttggcacTGATTTTTTTggatgataccaaaagcaaaagcaccaaagcaaaaataaactattcaaactacatcaaactaaaaagcttctgcacagcaaaggaagtcatctacaaaatgaaaaagcaatctatcaaatgggaaaaaatacttgcaaatcatatatctgataaggggttaatattcaaaatatataatgaaggggaagtcatcagagaggaagagttttaactataggaaaaaaaCTTGAGTGTTGCTGGGGAGGAAGTGAGTAGGGGGATGGGATAATTGAGTGATGGGCCATTAAGAAggtatgtgatgtgatgagcactgggtgctatatgcaactgatgaattattgaacattACATTAGAAACTAAGGATGTACTAAATATTAGCTAattgaatgtaaattaaaaaataaaaaaaaacccaaatttgtaatgaactcatacaactcaaaagcaaaaagaaaatctgattaaATAATGGACAGAGGATctaatggacatttttccaaagaagacatacagatgaccaacaggtacatgaaaagatgctcaacatcatttatcatcagggaaatgcaaattaaaatccaaTAAGATATTACATCACACCCATTAGAATGaatattatcaaaaatataagaaataagaagTATTAGCAAGAATATGAAGAAGAAACACTTATGCATTGTTAGTAGCAATGTAAATTTGTGCAACTcctatagaaaacaatatggaggttcctaaaaaaattaaaaatagaactacccaatgatccatcaattccacttctgggcagCATTTGtctgaagaaactgaaaatactAATTGGAAAAGATACATGTACTACCACGTTCattgcagatttatttatttatttatttatttatctatttatttacttgtttacttattttttaataggctctatgcccaatatggggcttgaactcatgaccctgagatcatgggtCCCAtgttctactgattgagccagccaggcacccctgcagcattatttataatattcaagatatggaaacaacctaaatatccattgatggatgaatggataaagaaaatgtgatacacacacacacacacacacacacacacacacactggaatattagtctgccataaaaaggaatgaaatcttgccatctgtgacaatagggatggaccttgagggtattatgctaagttaaataagtcagataaaggcaagtactgtataatctcacttacatataaaatctaaaatagcaCACAAAGAATCCTGAGCTTGTAGAAACAGACAACAGATTGATAGTGGCCagaagtggggggcgggggttgggtgAAATTGGTGAATGGGGTCAAAaggcataaagtttcagttatataaCAAATCATGGGGATGTATAGGTAATAAAActgtactgcatatttgaaagttgctatgagTGTAGATCTTAAAGTtcttatcataaaaaattttgtaactatgtatggtgatggatgttaggTAGACTGTAGTGACCACTTCACAGtatatgcaaatatcaaatcattatgttgtacacctgaaactaacataacgttatatcaattatacctcaattaaaacataaatgaagACATTCATACAGTAGGATGTTATGAAACATATAGTCAatagaaagaaaacttgaaaCCTCTCATTGGACAAGCAGAAtatgtccctgcctctgccactACAACTGAGATCCCCCAGAATCCCTGGTAAAGTATACAGGGAAAGGagattcttttagatttcttttatttacagcTATCCCAGCCAGATTTAGTAATCTACTCTTCAGCTCAGATCTGCCTCCTCCAGTCTAAGAGTAATGAGAATGAAATTATGCAATTAatcaatatttgaagaaaatgcttAATGTTGAGCACCATTCCAATAACCTTGCCCAAGATAAAATGTTCTCCCTGTAGTAGCATTCTATCTGTAGTATCATTATAATAATAGGGTCTAGCCTTTAAATTCCAGCCTCTCTCCTGTATGTCTCTGGTTTGTAGGATTGGGTGCCTGCTTTGGTACTGATGTGAGTTCCTATTTACTAGTTCTGGATTGACCTCTAGTCCTTTGCCAGGTCTTAACTGATAGTCACCTTTTAATATCCATTTGTTCTTTGTCACAGGTCCTGCTACTTGCAGATCTTTCCATTGGCCATTGCCCTGGGCTTCTGCCTTAGCCTCCCTTTGGCTGTATCCCCCCTCCCTGCTAGGATGTCCACTACCTCTTGGACTTCTCTACCTGTTCTCAGCTTTGGCCTCTTTGCTTACTGTTCCATCTGATTGGAACAGTCTTATAGGTTCAAATGATTAATTTATCAACATTCATAATCTCAGTTCAAAAATGACCAACCTACACAGAGAgtaccttcttatttttttttattaaaaacattttttattggagttcaatttaccaacatatagagtaaaacccagtgctcatcccgccaagtgtccccctcagtacccatcacccagttaccccatccccctgcccacttccctttccactacctctttttcatttcccagagttgggagtctctcatgttttgtcaccctttctgatatttcccactcatttttctcctttcccctttattccctttcactaatttttatattccccaaatgaatgagaccatataatgtttgtcctccgattgacttatttcactcagcataataccctccagttccatccacatcgaagcaaatggtgggtatttgtcatttctaatggctgagtaatattccatcgtatacatagaccacagctcctttatccattcatctttcaatggacacagaGAGTACCTCCTTAATAGTTACACCCAAAGTGGCCTCCTGCTCCTGCTTCAGGTCACTCTAGCACatcatgccatttttttttctttatagtgcTTACTGCTTTCTGGAATGATTTCTCTATTTAGAATCCTGCATCATGATATGCCTGGCATATCAGGTATTGAATACATATTAAGTAAAGTAATAACTCATCCCAAAATTTGTCTTGCAGGGCCACTGTCATACCCCGTgaacattctgaaatattttcttagatcAATCTCCAGTGTAAGTTACAATGTCCTGAGATATTTGTCTGATACATCTCCCAGTGACAGGGAAAGAATCTGTGATTCCTAGTAATGTTAAAGTTTCCAACAAATCCTTCATTTATCATTATCTGGATTTGCTCCATGGTTCAGAAAGGTAGATTTCCCACTGTGTTTCATTTTGAATGGTAGATTATAAGGCTTTCTACATTTTATGTCTCCtctaaaaaccttaaaaaaattaaaactagtcAATATTAAATACTGATTGTATAAAATTGTGAAATATCTTCAAGGCAAGATTTCagctcagataaataaatatgatgtaattatttcctttctgataAACTCCACTTGAGCAACCATTGCTTATTATCAGgttaatatttcttattattcACTAATAAGTAATAACACTAATAATAAGTAATTATTCACTAATTAGTAATAACATTTTCCTGGATTTATTTAGGACTCATCTTTAGCCTTAGTCCTGTTATTGGATTTTGGGACTGTTTGACGTGCAGAGAGCTAAAAATAAGCCTTCCACCATTTTACCCTACATTCTGAGATTCTATATTCTCTCATTATTTTTAGCACAAAGAAGTCATCATTTACCCTGATTCCCTGGCCTCCTTTTCTCTTCATGGTaaagcagaaatgaatgagagacatttcatttattactatggccatttaaaaaaacattttatttatttattcatgagagacacacagagggagacagagatggaggagggagaagcaggctccctaccggcagcctgatggaggacttgatcctgggaccccagcatcatgccctgagccaaaggcagatgctcaaccactgagccacccaggggcccctcaacaGTAAAATTTTAGTTGGATATCTAGTCTATATAATAAAGGTGCATTGTGTGAAGGAAATTTTGACCTAATATTCCCtgcaattattatttattactagGATGAAgtacatgtattttcattttcaagcaGGTGCTAATAGGAGTCCATCAGTAGTGAAACCAAAGACCATTAGaagaaagattattttcattACTGAACGGAGGATTAAAGAAACAGACAACATGTGGAGGACCCAACCTTAAATAGATCAGTGATTTGTTAAGTAGTTTATTTCAAGACAAAGGGCCTAGACTTGGGGAACTGTACTGATAGTGGACTGTGAGGCATTTTCATTTTAGGGTCAGAAGGCAGGAACCTATAATTTGGGATCTAGTAGGACTTTCCCGAATTGATATTTCCCCCATCAGTAATTCTAGGAGCATGTGAATCCTAAAGACAAGATGAAGACTCAAATAGTATGACAGATTTTTAAGACTCAGATAGTATGGCTCAAATCTTATGACAGCTTTTTCAGTATGCTTTGTTTATGAGGGGGCATCAAGGTTATCGGATCATGAAATAAACATACAAAGAGTCCTCCCATTAGGAAGGACCACCGACTTCCTCTGGGCAGGTGAATGCAGGCTGGAcctatacatgtgcatatataaatGATCTTTCAAGAAGGCTTGGATTTCCACCTgtgaacaaaattataaattatagtatTTGGAAGTTATTCCTGATACAATGTTTAAATTTCCCATTTAGTTTCAGCTGTCATGAGAGAGTGGGAGGAAGTGTTCATGCCCATGCTTGGAAACAAGACTCAATAGCATGAGTGATGCCTATCTTAAGGCAGATCATGGTTTCATAGACTCTGAGAAggagaaatgtgttttaaaataactagTTCACTGTTTTCATGTAGTAGATGAAGATGCTATAGGGATGCTACTAATTTGTTCCCGGTCACAAATCTTGTATGTGGTTGTGCAAGAACTAGAGTACATAACTTCTAACTCACCAtctcaggatttttctttttttcaagttgcTTACTGTACTTAttcatatatcatttatttccatctCCTTCTAAGTAGAAGAAAACATTCCTTCAAAGTTATAGGGTCTAGATTGCTTTATATTCTGTCTAAACAGCTTGTGCATTTCCAAATGACTATAAATTTGTTCTGTGCATCTTTGTGCCCTCGAACTCCAACGAAGTTCCTATACCAGAGCAGATGCCTAGAAAATCTTTGTTCAATTCATAGTAGGTCTTAGTATATTAAAGTTTCATTACTGGAACATCTTCTGATGCTGTGACATATTAGTACACCAAAGCAGAACTCTATAAACATATCACAAAGTGAATCTTTGACCCCTGAAGATGAAGCTTCAAGCACAGATAGTAGTGTGAAGACATGGAAGAAAGGCTTTGTGAGATAACTTCTCTGAAACCCAGCAAATGCCATTTTTCCACATATGAGCACTTCTTGCAAAAACTCTAACCATTTGAAGGTTGCACCAGAAAAGGAAGTTTTTGCTTGGTCAAGGAGAAAAAAGTTATTGGCTCGGTTGGAGGTAACTAAAAGAGATTTACTTATGGACACTAGTTATTTTTCATCATTCAGAGCTGATATTTAAAGACTGTGTCTTTTTCAACTGGATTATACAACTAGgttgaaaacaataataaattaataatattataaacaaaGACATTAATATccacagtttatatatatatatatacacacatttttaagatttatttatttattttggacagaatgagagagagagagagcatgagtgcaagGGAGAGAgcctgagggagaggaagagagagagagaatttttcaagtggactccttgctgagcgcagagcctgatgcagggcttgatctcatgactgtgagattatgacctgggctgatatcaagagccagatgcttaactgactgaaccaccaggtgcccacacagttatatattttttaaaaatgacctgtATAGAATAGTAAATACAATATTAACTGGGATTCATTTCTTATCTGTAGAATTCATCCTCCTGAGTTTTCACATTGTAGATAAGATAGAATTACAAAGattggggaaaatttttaaaaagtcacagagaTGCCAGATTTTTCTTAGGGGATTATTAGGGTTTGAAGCAGAGGGATAGAGTCAAgaaattctttcacattttaactTACTTTCCTTAATCTTATGTCTTGACCTATATGGAGCTATGAGTTTCAACCCAAGTTTTCATTAACTGATTTATAACTCATCCCTATATTAGGAATGCAGAGATCCAATTGTCTTCACTACCACCCCTTCTTCAGTAATCTCTGGATTCCTTGCTTGATCTCCTGGGTTCGCACTCCATAAACAATGGGGTTGAGGGCTGCGGGGATGACATTGTGGAGGACATTGAGCAAGACTGGCACATCAGGGGAGACTTTCTTCTTCATCATATGAGTGAGCACGAAGACCAGAAGGACGGTGCTGAAGAAGAGGATAAGGATGAAGTGAGAACCACATGTGCTCAGGGCCTTGGCCATGGCACCCTCTGCCTTGAGTCTCAGCACAGCTCGGAGTATAAGGCCGTAGGAGAGGAAGATGAGGATGAGGTCAGATCCTAGCAGTGTCCAGCCTCCAGCAAATTGGAGAATGCGATTGATGGTGACATCATCACAGGAGAGCTTGGAGACAGACAAATTGGCACAAATGCAATTCTCAATAATATTTCTCCCACAATAATTGAGTCGAGATGATAGAATGGGGAGAGTCACTGTTACAATCCCATTTCTGGCCAAAATAAAGGCAGCAGCCTTAGCTACAAATCGTTCAGTGATGATAGATGGGTACCTCAGTGggtggcagatggccacatagcggtcataggccatgaccATAAATGTGCAGGACTCCATGGCATAGAAACAATTAA belongs to Canis lupus baileyi chromosome 23, mCanLup2.hap1, whole genome shotgun sequence and includes:
- the LOC140615445 gene encoding olfactory receptor 56A4-like, with protein sequence MVLFLNNTGTQVTEFLMICFPGLQDTQHWLSVVLAPLLVLALGANFVLLLTIQQETSLHEPMYYLLAILSMLDIILCLTVIPKVLLIFWFNMKTISFAGCFLQMFIMNTFLPMESSTFLVMAYDRYVAICYPLRYPSIITEKFVTYAAVFIVFRNLLATLPTPVLAARLNYCASNVVENCICANISVAKLSCGNIHLNKLYQFVSVWCLLGSDLVLILLSYCFILRAVMRLQSGGAATKALSTCGSHLILILFFYTLLLVFIFTNKARKKVPLEVPILLNVLHHLIPPALNPIVYGVRTQEIKQGIIKLLKYQF
- the LOC140615446 gene encoding olfactory receptor 56A3-like codes for the protein MTPHRNGSTGVSEFLLNCFVRSPTWQLWLSLPLSILFLVAMGANAVLLITIWLEASLHQPMYYLLSLLSLLDIVLCLTVIPKVLVIFWFDLKSISFDACFLQMYIINCFYAMESCTFMVMAYDRYVAICHPLRYPSIITERFVAKAAAFILARNGIVTVTLPILSSRLNYCGRNIIENCICANLSVSKLSCDDVTINRILQFAGGWTLLGSDLILIFLSYGLILRAVLRLKAEGAMAKALSTCGSHFILILFFSTVLLVFVLTHMMKKKVSPDVPVLLNVLHNVIPAALNPIVYGVRTQEIKQGIQRLLKKGW